Proteins from a genomic interval of Phormidium ambiguum IAM M-71:
- a CDS encoding TonB-dependent receptor domain-containing protein, with the protein MNFWSGFSSVFVASTISLVNVQSAFAQVIQITGIQFNRTANGVEAVLQTSSGVLPNIQPVSENQNLIFDIPNAQLNLPENTPAEQINPVPGIQRISLTNLDSNTVRLTIVGETNPPKGEYQLSPQGLVFSITPGAVANLEPEEIELVVTATRTAENINNVPRSITVINREQLEIQTRITPDLGTTLSQLVPGLAPSTQSASNFGQSLRGRNILVIIDGVPQSTSRNVFRDLRTIDSSVIERIEVLRGPSAIYGDGATGGIVNITTRRPTNDKLTFRTEVGINASFTNFSDSLGYFAQQSVSGNEGAIDYLVSATFSGTGGYFDAGGNRIPPDPNGQGGLADTDSMNFLGKVGWRPSENQRLELSFNYFQDTQNTDFTSDPRVDEFPNRRRARALRGLDLDEQQGTRNTQVNLQYRHDDLLGSKLQAQAYYRNYFTRFFPFDARDFAGFGNDIIQSRIESDKFGARVQVDTPLFNQGAARLLWGADYFFEDSVQPVSTFDESEFDASNGLRYRKRGNRIWAPPIELSSLGLFAQFNWNINDRVILNGGLRYETAGINVDNYTTLSGNNIRGGNLDYNELLFNAGIVYFPIPEVNVFFNFSQGFSLADVGRVLRSASADLSVRDINPEPQKVNNFELGVRGQWRNIQASLSGFYNQSDLGSTFDADLNVIRAPEYVYGIEATIDTKLNDRLTLGGTLSWLEGRIDIGDDGDYTDLDGFRIPPLKLTAYVQHQTTSRWSNRLQFLYSGGRNPEGDGYGLEEVNNYFTADYLSIIKVGPGTLTIGVQNLFNSLYFPIVSQIQGINSSNAAAQGTTISVRYSFTW; encoded by the coding sequence GTGAATTTTTGGTCTGGTTTTAGTTCTGTTTTTGTTGCAAGCACTATTTCTTTAGTTAACGTTCAATCTGCTTTTGCTCAAGTTATCCAAATTACGGGAATTCAGTTTAATAGAACCGCTAATGGTGTAGAAGCTGTTTTACAAACTAGTTCAGGAGTTTTACCTAATATTCAACCTGTGAGTGAGAATCAAAATTTAATTTTTGATATCCCTAATGCTCAACTTAATTTACCGGAAAATACACCTGCTGAACAAATTAATCCAGTTCCAGGTATTCAAAGAATTTCACTGACCAACCTCGATTCTAATACGGTTCGTTTAACAATTGTTGGAGAAACTAATCCACCAAAAGGTGAGTATCAATTAAGTCCTCAAGGACTTGTTTTTAGCATTACTCCCGGCGCAGTTGCCAATTTAGAACCGGAAGAAATTGAACTTGTTGTTACTGCAACTCGTACCGCAGAAAATATTAATAATGTTCCTCGTTCAATAACAGTAATTAATCGGGAACAACTCGAAATCCAAACTAGAATTACACCCGATCTTGGAACAACATTAAGTCAGTTAGTTCCTGGGTTAGCGCCTTCAACGCAAAGTGCTAGTAACTTCGGACAATCTCTACGCGGACGCAATATTTTAGTAATTATTGATGGTGTTCCTCAATCTACTAGTCGGAACGTTTTTCGGGATTTAAGAACGATCGATTCTTCAGTTATTGAAAGAATTGAAGTTTTGCGGGGACCATCAGCAATTTATGGTGATGGCGCAACTGGTGGGATTGTTAATATTACAACTCGACGACCAACTAATGACAAATTAACTTTCAGAACTGAAGTCGGAATTAATGCTTCTTTCACCAATTTTTCTGATAGTTTAGGTTACTTTGCTCAACAATCAGTTTCGGGAAATGAAGGTGCGATCGATTACTTAGTTTCTGCTACCTTTTCGGGAACTGGAGGATATTTTGATGCTGGGGGAAATCGCATTCCTCCCGATCCTAATGGACAAGGTGGACTTGCTGATACTGATAGTATGAATTTCCTGGGTAAAGTTGGTTGGCGACCCAGTGAAAATCAACGTTTAGAATTAAGTTTTAACTATTTTCAAGACACCCAAAATACCGACTTTACAAGCGATCCTAGAGTAGATGAATTTCCCAATCGTCGTCGAGCGCGTGCTTTACGTGGTCTAGATTTAGATGAACAACAAGGTACTAGAAATACCCAAGTTAACTTACAATACCGCCACGACGATCTTTTAGGTAGTAAGTTACAAGCTCAAGCTTATTATCGAAATTATTTCACTCGCTTTTTCCCCTTTGATGCGCGAGATTTTGCGGGGTTTGGTAACGATATTATTCAATCTCGAATTGAATCAGATAAATTTGGCGCACGAGTACAAGTTGATACTCCCTTATTTAATCAAGGTGCAGCTAGATTATTGTGGGGTGCAGATTACTTTTTTGAGGATAGTGTTCAACCAGTTTCTACTTTTGATGAATCAGAATTCGATGCTAGTAATGGATTAAGATATCGCAAGCGAGGAAACCGAATTTGGGCACCACCGATCGAATTAAGCAGTTTAGGATTATTTGCCCAATTTAACTGGAATATTAACGATCGCGTTATCCTAAATGGTGGTCTTCGTTACGAAACCGCAGGGATAAATGTTGATAACTACACCACATTAAGCGGTAATAATATTAGAGGCGGAAATCTCGATTACAACGAACTACTCTTTAACGCCGGAATTGTTTACTTTCCTATTCCTGAAGTTAACGTATTCTTCAACTTTTCCCAAGGTTTTTCCCTTGCTGATGTAGGTCGAGTTTTGCGAAGTGCTTCCGCAGATTTATCTGTCAGAGATATTAACCCCGAACCGCAAAAAGTCAACAATTTTGAATTAGGAGTTCGCGGACAATGGCGCAACATTCAAGCATCATTATCTGGATTTTATAATCAATCAGATTTAGGTTCTACCTTTGATGCTGATTTAAATGTAATTCGTGCTCCTGAATATGTCTATGGGATTGAAGCAACCATTGATACTAAATTAAACGATCGCTTAACATTAGGAGGAACCTTAAGTTGGTTAGAAGGAAGGATTGATATTGGTGATGATGGCGATTACACTGACCTTGACGGTTTTCGGATTCCGCCACTAAAACTCACTGCTTATGTGCAACACCAAACAACTTCTCGCTGGAGTAATCGCCTACAATTTTTGTATTCTGGAGGTCGAAATCCTGAAGGGGATGGTTATGGTTTAGAAGAAGTAAATAACTACTTTACAGCTGACTATCTTAGCATCATTAAAGTAGGGCCAGGTACACTAACTATTGGGGTACAAAACTTATTTAATAGTTTATATTTCCCCATAGTTTCGCAAATTCAAGGAATCAATTCTAGCAATGCTGCGGCGCAAGGAACTACTATAAGTGTAAGATATAGCTTTACTTGGTAA
- a CDS encoding IucA/IucC family protein, with amino-acid sequence MKNLNTLKTALKPQNWETINRNLLAKMLSEFMYEEIIAPETIETINKNTKRYQLSLASVVYRFVAKTRLFNSYRVIPETIKRQTNNTEWQPATQVLQFILDIHETIEMNPITTAHFIREMSNTLLADAHINANKETAKTNLLNLNYAELEGEMEGHPWITFNKGRIGFNYDDYLNYTPEQKQPVSFLWIAAQKDKTKFNAVTQLSYEQLLQEELGETQIKQFKNLLIAQGLNPANYYFLPVHDWQFQTHLASLFAEEIATGAIVLLAQAPDNYLPQQSIRTFLNISNPQKRNVKLPISILNTSTYRGLPAPILAPYMTEWLKEICNSDSFLTQKCRLILLGEVAGIQYFHPYYMNLKGTPYQYREMLGCLWRESVFNYLEPNEKPITLASLLHLDHQGKPFVSQLVEQSGLTLSQWLKSLFNAVLPPLIHYLYRYGTVFSPHGENVILILKDNIPVRVALKDFLDDVNISEHPFPELESFPPEIKPFFPGEKDEKLCQYIFCGLFICHFRYLSDLLETYHQYDERDFWLQVRQVILDYQGEFPELRSRFSQFDLLAPSFSKLCLNRTRLLAQGYADESGNRPAVSTFGTVSNALNDVVEIASVI; translated from the coding sequence CAAAAACACCAAACGATATCAACTTTCCCTAGCCTCAGTTGTTTATCGCTTCGTAGCCAAAACCAGATTATTTAACAGCTACCGAGTCATTCCCGAAACCATTAAACGCCAAACAAATAACACAGAATGGCAACCAGCAACTCAAGTATTGCAATTCATTTTAGATATTCATGAAACTATAGAAATGAATCCCATTACTACTGCTCATTTTATCCGAGAAATGAGTAACACATTATTAGCAGATGCTCACATTAATGCGAACAAAGAAACCGCCAAAACCAACTTATTAAACTTAAACTATGCTGAACTAGAAGGAGAGATGGAAGGACATCCTTGGATTACCTTTAATAAAGGTCGAATTGGCTTTAATTATGATGATTATTTGAACTATACACCAGAACAAAAACAGCCTGTTTCTTTTCTGTGGATTGCAGCACAAAAAGACAAAACTAAATTTAACGCTGTCACTCAATTAAGTTATGAACAATTACTGCAAGAAGAGTTAGGGGAAACTCAAATTAAGCAATTTAAAAATCTGCTAATTGCACAAGGATTAAACCCAGCAAATTACTACTTTCTCCCCGTTCATGATTGGCAATTTCAAACTCATTTAGCCAGCTTATTTGCTGAAGAAATTGCTACTGGTGCGATCGTTCTTTTAGCGCAAGCACCCGATAATTATTTACCTCAACAATCAATTCGCACTTTCCTAAATATCAGTAATCCGCAGAAACGCAACGTCAAACTCCCTATTAGTATTTTGAATACCTCAACTTATCGCGGATTACCTGCGCCAATCTTAGCGCCATACATGACTGAATGGTTAAAAGAAATTTGCAATAGCGATTCCTTTTTAACTCAAAAATGCCGATTAATTCTATTAGGAGAAGTCGCCGGAATACAGTATTTCCATCCTTATTATATGAACCTCAAAGGAACACCTTACCAATATCGAGAGATGCTAGGTTGTCTTTGGCGCGAAAGTGTGTTTAACTATCTCGAACCAAATGAAAAACCGATCACCTTAGCATCTTTGTTACATCTCGATCATCAAGGTAAACCTTTTGTTTCTCAGCTTGTTGAACAATCAGGTTTAACTTTATCCCAATGGTTAAAAAGCTTGTTCAATGCTGTTTTACCTCCACTTATCCATTACCTTTATCGTTATGGAACTGTCTTTTCTCCGCATGGGGAAAACGTGATTTTAATATTGAAAGATAACATTCCTGTGAGAGTTGCGCTTAAAGATTTCCTTGATGATGTTAATATTAGTGAGCATCCTTTTCCAGAATTAGAAAGTTTTCCGCCTGAAATTAAACCTTTCTTTCCCGGGGAGAAAGACGAGAAACTTTGTCAGTACATTTTTTGCGGTTTATTTATTTGTCATTTCCGCTATTTATCGGACTTGTTGGAAACTTATCATCAGTATGATGAGCGAGATTTTTGGTTACAAGTGCGCCAGGTTATTTTGGATTATCAAGGTGAGTTTCCCGAATTGCGATCGCGCTTTTCTCAATTCGATTTACTAGCACCAAGTTTCAGCAAACTTTGCCTCAATCGTACTCGTTTACTGGCGCAAGGTTATGCTGACGAAAGCGGTAATCGTCCTGCGGTTTCTACTTTTGGAACTGTTAGTAATGCGCTTAATGATGTGGTTGAAATAGCTTCTGTTATTTAA